The sequence ACGCCTGACGATCACTGACATCATGTCGCTCTACTAGGAACCGGCAGACCTTCATGCTTTCCTATCCGACGGTTCGAACCAGCCTTATTTTTCTCGCCATCGCGGTGGCGGGGTTATTCGCAGCGGACATCGCAATCACCGCATCGAATCCCTGGCAGGATCTGGGAAACTTCTTCCTCGGTGTTGTAACACCCAATTTCTTCAGTACCGAAGGCCTTATGACGGCGCTGCTGAGGACGGTTGCCTTTGCCTTTGTTGGCGTGGCACTGGGCAGTATTGCCGGCTTCATGCTGTCGCTCGTCTACCGTTTTTTACCGGTTCGAATCTTCTGCGCCTTTATCCGGGCCATTCACGAGCTCTTCTGGGCACTTATTTTCCTCCAGTTTTTTGGCTTTCACCCCTTAACCGGGGTGCTGGCCATTGCGATCCCCTACTCCGGCATCTTCGCCAAGGTGTATTCCGAAATCCTCGAGGAAGCGGATCCTGAGCCTGGCCGCCTTCTTCCCCCCGGTACCGGTGTAGTCGCAGCGTTTCTGTATACCCGTATCCCGGATTGCTGGGTCCAGCTCCGGACCTACACCGCTTATCGACTCGAATGTGGTCTGCGGTCAAGTGCCATTCTCGGCTTCGTCGGTTTGCCGACCCTGGGTTTCTACCTCGAGAGTTCGTTTTCCCAGGGGCTATACTCCGACGCCGGTGCAATGCTGATTCTGTTTTACGTCCTCATTGCGACCATGCCGCTGTGGGTAAAACCAAAGCTTCTGCCCGTTTATATACTCGGAGCACCATTTTTTCTTGGTGACGGGCTGCCAATCGTTTGGGGCAATGTGGAACGGTTCTTCACCCAGGACATCATTCCAAGCCCCATCAGGCAAGGTGAGGGACTTACTGGGCTGACCGCCTGGTTCGGGGACCTGATGGTTCACCAGGCCATACCGGGGATCTGGAATACGGTAATTCTCACGCAGATCGCGTTGGTCGGCACGGGCATTCTGGCCTTGTTGTTATTCCCGCTGATATCCAATCATTTCGGCGGGCCCATTCGCCGAACGTTCGGTCACGTATTTCTGGTTATTGCACGGTCGACACCGGAGTACATTCTCGCCTACATTCTGCTGCAGCTGTGGGGGCCTTCCATGCTCCCGGCGGTAGTCGCACTGGCGCTCCATAATGGTGGCATCATTGGCCACCTGATCGGTCGCCAGACCAATGCCATCCAACTGAGAAGCGATGCCCCTACTGGGTTCAATCGATACTCCTGGGAATTAGTGCCCAGGGTGTACCGGTCGTTCCTGGCGTTTCTGTTCTATCGGTGGGAAATCATCATGCGGGAAACGGCGATCCTGGGGATTCTTGGCATCTACACCCTGGGATTTTACGTCGACAGCGCCATCCAGAATATCCAGTTTGATCGGGCGATGGTGCTGATTCTGATTACCGCGCTGCTCAATATTGGCGTAGATACTCTCGGTCGCTATATTCGCCGTAAACTGGCTCTGCAAACCATGCCCACCTGTTAACCGCCCTCCCTGAAGGGTGCTTCTACAATCCGTGCACAGCAAAAAGCCGGGACAAGCCCGGCTTTGAGTCACTGCACTCAGCTTTGATCAGCTACGGCGACGACGTGACACACCAAATCCTGCCAGGCCGAGGCCAAGCAGTGCCAGTGTTGAAGGCTCCGGAACGGAAACCTCGAACTGCTGGTACACGCCACCGGCCCGGTTCTCGAGGACCAGGGCGTCGGTAGAGGAGTAACCATCACCAATATAGATCCCGGCAGAGGTCGTACCGGGGTCGGTCAGGACCGGAGTCAGGCCCGCGAACAGGCTTGAGCCGAGCGAGAATTGTAGCAACTCAATTCCACCTGCCAGGGTGAAATTGAAGCCGTCGACACCACCGGTCGCGTTAGTTGCCGCGGTCCAGGTGATGAAATCAGAGGTGCCGGTGCTGAAATCCGTCATGGTGTCTGCGTGGGGACCGGAGGATTCAAAACCGAAGGACTCATAGGTACCGAGGTTCTGGTTTTCGAACTCCAGATCGCCGAACCATTCTACCGTGTTATCGGCATCGACAGCCCCTGGCGCCAGCCAGCGGACGAACCAGTTACTGGTATTGTTAAGATCGTTCCAGATGTAATAGCCAGCCCCTTGATCCAGGGCAAGGTCACCGTCTGAGGTGGTGCTTCCACTGTACTGCGGCGTTGCCAGCGCGGCGCTTGCTGAAGCTGCAAATACGAAACCAAGTGCCGTTCTTTTAAAATCCATCAACATTCTCCGTGAACGCTTTGATTACTCCCTGTGCAGCCCGGCTGTCTCAGTAAGACCCGCAGCTTTCCGTCCCACCCTCACGGGTGGTTTGGCTACAGTGGGGAGTCATAGCCAGATCCATGCCAGGTGCTCAAAGCCCAGGAAATAGCGGCTCAACAGGTACATCAAAGCGAAGACTGTAAATTTTTTTGACACATAGGTGTAAAGCTGGTGAAACAGTTCACATACCAGCTCCAGTCTGTAAACATTCCCGACACAACTGCTCCGGGAGCGCTTTATGACCCTCATCACAGTTCCGTCATTCGGGCCAATTTTTAGGCTTATTCTGACAAGCGGTAGCATCCCCTTGGCGCTTACATTTCGTTACACTCTGATTACATTTTGCAGTGTTCAGGGCAGCGTGAATCATGACGGACGGGGTGGTTTTCATAATCCAGGTTGGCTTGGTAGCACTTGTGCTACTGATGGCATTTCGCATGGTGACGCTGGTTCGGGCTGCTCCGGTAACTGAGAATGTTACCCGCGACGAAGTTGCACCCGTGCCGGTCAGACGAACACCCGCAGCGCGACAAGTAGCCGGCGCCGATCGAACGGAGCTACTGACCCAGTTGCATATTCTTGCCGGACTTCAGGAAAGGGATTGTCGTGTGAAAGGGCTGGAACTTGGCGACGCGCCAGAGGCGGTTCGGGACTACGCAGCTGTGTGGCTTTATGGCGCGGCCTGTGCCCTGTGTGACACGCCCGCACGACATTCCGAATCACTGGCCGGGCTGGCCGCTCATATTGCAAGCCGAAAAATCGGAATCCGGCAGCCGCAGGCGCTACAGGCAATTTCAACCCTGACGCAAAGCAGTATTCTTCTGGCGTGCTATCGCGGAGGGCTGGAGGGTGCGGAATTCTGGCGGCAGCATCATTACGTGACGCCGGGCGACAGTCTTTATGAGGCCATTACCGCCAATGCGTTTATTTGACAGCCGGTTGATCGGGCGTCGAGTCCAGTGCCCAGTTCGTGCCCAATTGAACTGATTCCGAGGCGTCCGGCTGAGTCACTGGCACCCCTCCGATCCCAGGCCGGGTAAAACCGCCCTCTTCCGTATTCTTCATGCTGTCGACGTCGACGGACCGGACCACATAAGCGGTTCCGTCCGACACGACTCTGGCCCGATGGGTCAGGCCAAACACAAACCGGCAGTAATCCAGCTTCAACTGCACCAGATCCTGCTCCGCCTTTCGGATTTTGCGCAGCAGTACCTTCTGAACGCTATCTCCGTAATTCATCGTGTCTTCCCTGATGTCAGCAATAAGTGACTGGAATTTTACACGATATGGGGGCCTTGTCAGCTCTGCCAAACGAGTGTTTTGAGGCCAATCACAGATGACGGGCCTGAAACACCAGCTTCACCGGAATGCCTTTCAGTCGTTCCTGGCCCTGCTGTAGATCTACTCGCCAGACCATCTCCTCTCCGGTACTGCAGATGGGAGCATTGAAACGCGCGACATAAGTGCCATCGACCTGACGGCGCAACGGCACCGGGTATTCGCCCATATACATGGACTCCCCCCTGAGAACTGCCAGGAATCGTTCGGGTGGCTCGGGCGAGACGACCGTGAGTCGATATTCGGTGTCCTGGCCGTCGGTATCCAGGACCTCCAGATCTACCGTCCA is a genomic window of Marinobacter sp. F4206 containing:
- a CDS encoding ABC transporter permease; translated protein: MLSYPTVRTSLIFLAIAVAGLFAADIAITASNPWQDLGNFFLGVVTPNFFSTEGLMTALLRTVAFAFVGVALGSIAGFMLSLVYRFLPVRIFCAFIRAIHELFWALIFLQFFGFHPLTGVLAIAIPYSGIFAKVYSEILEEADPEPGRLLPPGTGVVAAFLYTRIPDCWVQLRTYTAYRLECGLRSSAILGFVGLPTLGFYLESSFSQGLYSDAGAMLILFYVLIATMPLWVKPKLLPVYILGAPFFLGDGLPIVWGNVERFFTQDIIPSPIRQGEGLTGLTAWFGDLMVHQAIPGIWNTVILTQIALVGTGILALLLFPLISNHFGGPIRRTFGHVFLVIARSTPEYILAYILLQLWGPSMLPAVVALALHNGGIIGHLIGRQTNAIQLRSDAPTGFNRYSWELVPRVYRSFLAFLFYRWEIIMRETAILGILGIYTLGFYVDSAIQNIQFDRAMVLILITALLNIGVDTLGRYIRRKLALQTMPTC
- a CDS encoding PEP-CTERM sorting domain-containing protein, encoding MDFKRTALGFVFAASASAALATPQYSGSTTSDGDLALDQGAGYYIWNDLNNTSNWFVRWLAPGAVDADNTVEWFGDLEFENQNLGTYESFGFESSGPHADTMTDFSTGTSDFITWTAATNATGGVDGFNFTLAGGIELLQFSLGSSLFAGLTPVLTDPGTTSAGIYIGDGYSSTDALVLENRAGGVYQQFEVSVPEPSTLALLGLGLAGFGVSRRRRS